One genomic window of Actinoplanes lobatus includes the following:
- a CDS encoding DHA2 family efflux MFS transporter permease subunit yields MATATLGTAKTAKTRPLGLVIAAVGIPAFMGALDNLVVSTALPVIRTELGASISDLQWFVNAYTLPFAAFLLTAAALGDRLGRRRMYLAGIALFTLASAGAALSTEPWQLTASRAAQGIGGAMIAPLSLTLLAAAVPDRLRNAAVGIWGGITGLGVALGPVIGGAVVDGLTWNWIFWVNVPIGVVALALAAFVLGESYGGARKLDPFGLLLSASGMLLLIWGIVDGPERGWTSGRVPLMLSAGVALLAGFLFWQSRNRTPMLPLSLFKSRSFSLVNVVTLTFSAGAFGSVFLLAQYFQVVQGLTPLESGLRTLPWTAAPMVVAPLAGIFGSRIGLRNLIVAGQVLLAAGILWIGLATTTDAGYARFIGAFVLGGIGMGLTFAPISTVTLASVGEQQRGVASGANNTIREFGVAAGVATLSSVFSSQGGFASAQNFVDGVVPAVLTGAAILAVGAIVATRLPNRI; encoded by the coding sequence GTGGCCACCGCCACCCTCGGCACCGCAAAGACAGCCAAGACCCGCCCGCTGGGCCTGGTGATCGCCGCCGTCGGCATCCCGGCCTTCATGGGCGCCCTCGACAACCTGGTCGTCAGCACCGCGCTCCCGGTCATCCGCACCGAACTCGGCGCGTCCATCTCCGACCTCCAGTGGTTCGTGAACGCGTACACCCTGCCGTTCGCCGCGTTCCTGCTCACCGCGGCCGCGCTCGGTGACCGGCTGGGCCGCCGCCGGATGTACCTGGCCGGCATCGCCCTGTTCACCCTGGCCTCGGCAGGGGCCGCGCTCTCCACCGAACCGTGGCAGCTCACCGCCTCCCGGGCCGCGCAGGGCATCGGCGGCGCCATGATCGCGCCACTGTCGCTGACCCTGCTGGCCGCCGCCGTACCGGACCGGCTGCGCAATGCCGCGGTCGGCATCTGGGGCGGCATCACCGGCCTCGGCGTCGCGCTCGGCCCGGTCATCGGCGGCGCGGTCGTCGACGGCCTCACCTGGAACTGGATCTTCTGGGTCAACGTGCCGATCGGCGTGGTCGCCCTGGCGCTGGCCGCCTTCGTGCTCGGCGAGTCCTACGGCGGCGCCCGCAAACTCGACCCGTTCGGCCTGCTGCTGTCGGCGAGCGGCATGCTGCTGCTGATCTGGGGCATCGTCGACGGCCCGGAACGCGGGTGGACCAGCGGCCGAGTGCCACTCATGCTGAGCGCGGGCGTCGCGCTTCTCGCCGGGTTCCTCTTCTGGCAAAGCCGCAATCGTACGCCCATGCTGCCGCTGAGCCTGTTCAAGTCCCGGTCGTTCAGCCTGGTCAACGTGGTGACCCTGACCTTCTCGGCGGGCGCGTTCGGCTCGGTCTTCCTGCTCGCCCAGTACTTCCAGGTGGTGCAGGGCCTCACCCCGCTGGAGTCCGGCCTGCGGACGCTGCCGTGGACCGCGGCCCCGATGGTGGTCGCCCCGCTCGCCGGCATCTTCGGGTCCCGTATCGGGCTGCGCAACCTGATCGTGGCGGGGCAGGTGCTCCTGGCCGCCGGCATCCTCTGGATCGGGCTGGCCACCACCACCGACGCCGGGTACGCCCGATTCATCGGCGCCTTCGTGCTGGGCGGCATCGGCATGGGCCTGACCTTCGCGCCGATCAGCACGGTCACCCTGGCCAGCGTCGGCGAACAGCAGCGCGGGGTGGCCTCGGGCGCCAACAACACGATCCGGGAGTTCGGGGTGGCGGCCGGGGTCGCCACGCTCTCCTCCGTCTTCAGCAGCCAGGGCGGTTTCGCGAGCGCCCAGAACTTCGTCGACGGCGTGGTGCCGGCGGTGCTCACCGGAGCGGCGATCCTCGCGGTCGGCGCGATCGTCGCCACCCGGCTGCCGAACCGAATCTGA
- a CDS encoding TetR/AcrR family transcriptional regulator, which translates to MTRIRLTAQERHAQLVAAAVTAFARGGYAGTTTDQVARIAGVSQPYVIRIFGSKQELFLATMWHASDRVQRIWREAAAVDPTLPGLGKAFKALLAERDLLVVLLHAFTTGADPGLGDAVRQCYGNMFMLVRELTGATAEQARDFFAAGMLITVLGAMRVLGPDAVPPQPWMTDLLGTLPYDQE; encoded by the coding sequence GTGACCCGGATCCGTCTCACTGCTCAGGAACGCCACGCTCAACTGGTGGCGGCCGCCGTCACCGCCTTCGCCCGGGGCGGCTACGCCGGCACCACCACCGACCAGGTGGCCCGCATCGCCGGCGTCTCCCAGCCGTACGTGATCCGGATCTTCGGCTCGAAGCAGGAGCTGTTCCTGGCCACCATGTGGCACGCGTCCGACCGGGTGCAGCGGATCTGGCGGGAGGCGGCCGCCGTCGATCCCACGCTCCCCGGGCTGGGCAAGGCGTTCAAGGCGCTGCTCGCCGAACGGGACCTGCTGGTCGTGCTGCTGCACGCGTTCACGACCGGGGCCGACCCGGGGCTCGGCGACGCGGTCCGCCAGTGCTACGGCAACATGTTCATGCTGGTCCGCGAGCTGACCGGGGCGACCGCCGAACAGGCACGGGACTTCTTCGCCGCCGGCATGCTGATCACCGTGCTCGGCGCGATGCGGGTGCTGGGGCCGGACGCGGTGCCGCCCCAGCCGTGGATGACCGACCTGTTGGGCACCCTGCCCTACGACCAGGAGTGA
- the folP gene encoding dihydropteroate synthase — MAIVNRTPDSFHDKGRTFALEKATEAVRAAAADGADWIDIGGVPFAPGPEVTAAEELDRVLPVVEAARGLAVVSVDTFRPEVAAEVIRAGAGVVNDTSGLRDPAMADAVAGTDAQLVICHSLAAPRTEYPKPRYHDVTAEVGAFLREKVELALSRGVRPDQIIIDPGHDLNKNTYHSLELTRRLDEIAAIGFPMLAALSNKDFIGETLDRPQQERLAGTLATVVFSIMRGARIMRVHDVRANHDAIRMTEAMLGWREPAYTRHNM, encoded by the coding sequence ATGGCGATCGTGAACCGTACGCCGGATTCGTTCCACGACAAGGGCCGGACGTTCGCGCTGGAGAAGGCGACCGAGGCGGTGCGGGCGGCGGCCGCGGACGGCGCCGACTGGATCGACATCGGTGGTGTCCCGTTCGCGCCCGGCCCGGAGGTGACCGCCGCCGAGGAGCTGGACCGGGTGCTGCCGGTCGTCGAGGCGGCCCGTGGTCTGGCGGTGGTGTCGGTGGACACGTTCCGGCCCGAGGTCGCCGCCGAGGTGATCAGGGCGGGCGCCGGGGTCGTCAACGACACGTCCGGGCTGCGTGATCCGGCGATGGCCGACGCCGTGGCGGGGACGGACGCGCAGCTGGTGATCTGTCACAGCCTGGCCGCGCCGCGCACCGAGTACCCGAAGCCGCGGTACCACGACGTGACCGCCGAGGTGGGCGCGTTCCTGCGGGAGAAGGTGGAGCTGGCGCTGTCCCGTGGGGTCCGCCCGGACCAGATCATCATCGATCCGGGTCACGACCTGAACAAGAACACCTACCACTCGCTGGAGCTGACCCGGCGGCTGGACGAGATCGCGGCGATCGGCTTTCCGATGCTGGCGGCGCTGAGCAACAAGGACTTCATCGGCGAGACGCTGGACCGGCCGCAGCAGGAGCGGCTGGCCGGCACGCTGGCCACGGTGGTCTTCTCGATCATGCGGGGCGCCCGGATCATGCGGGTGCACGACGTACGGGCGAACCACGACGCGATCCGGATGACCGAGGCGATGCTGGGCTGGCGGGAGCCGGCCTACACCCGCCACAACATGTGA
- a CDS encoding tetratricopeptide repeat-containing serine protease family protein, with product MTTDELYDVCAAVRAGDSDGNGFFVAPGVLVTCAHVVQDHAECTVHWHGRDYPGTVRWRRPEQRPDDGWTPLPDLAVVDVTIGDEHPYADVQHAPRPDEAHPGEVRIAGYQRLFSDRPTLVHGRYRIDGPTEADGVRFLQIGDDTVEPGISGSPAFDVRTGRVIGPVKATRGGEHGARGGWVVPLAGVPGLEGLDGSPGWKAARRRWLVPRLGSILHRPGERATRGGAHGSTADLLRPERGIVPFEGRDAEIEALTAWCDSAEPFSVRLVTGAGGVGKTRLAGQLVSGRHEHGWVAGFLRPVDRMDPGPGPVDRLIEALDRLGEPVLIVADYGEDHVRLRHLISELDELARSERPPIRLLVLARRAGAWWKDVGIGISASLRTNLDARICGLHLPGVAPGDWTGEYERALAAFAAHAGVPPGPPGPPPDFRGDTPLLHLHAAAVVAALNPGTVARSGVNALDAVLEHEHVYWKATARVAGLRLDPLAQRRAVALMSLAGAAAEAEGCALLGDVLGWRLERAEPVAEWLHDLYDGAQHGTGYWTPLGPDLLAERLAAEVCEAEPDLLRRVVAVVDDRRAGQALTVLARAGRHSPTATAALRDLLGADIRRLVPLAVRLAPSVGGELGNAAGAVVEAQLALDDDLFYEVGSYLPDHVEWALKDLAVVVLGKILDAAGHDGFEESVVVMFRITIARYLLVGGQLREALDRLEPAIRITPDGPERTGRLVEALTLKAQLHNGLGQPGEASAASGRALRLLRRASGLDDVQVAEASLGLGQILMSQGSATEASAFFDEAHQAYQRIGMNPVAAMQLAITLASNAMNLVVVGDHDQATRLAQQAVDTLASIPGDHPVYRTASIFVGHLRLQVLAIGTVTADTLAEAEELFALLRAEPPSYTQMQILLAQSLVVAIGIAAQLDDHGLAQRWSDESFRVAERVSGLPIGVHLRRSAHWAAARLAILTDRNADAERHLVEGLRGTVPDDVSEPGFAVRDGEMWRMLGLLRIEAGDISGAISAGSQAKRQIEAVVAKAPAMWAAAGLPTVAGELADWQEQHGLGLQAYRTTLDLVDVCRSRIAAGQPIGETDLFQALARAAIRAAHFLDVDAGGAYAVEAVALGAQPAADRRPGAVESLALARLALAHHLIGADPAGAHAQLGAVQELLPPLVDSSAFGLNLHSRVAAGMLAAAENHTGMAEARDYDRAIREQAVTDGVDLPFTRDRLVHLLSLHCRLRHEHDSARRIGQRAGDPPTPYTSEHLMRVIELHDGGVIAHVGDRPKHARRLFTAAFSLVPEKDPADPDDQIASTLLVRLGLLGYHLTDVAAGTGKARELLDRTRGGVTLPDRALHAGVAAGLAVDAAHDGDPEEAAARWSEVRAVLDMPGPNAAEWLGLPLYDMAMAFIEVVDPEVALQVCQYAEPVARTYDEQIALIELRGLRGLLLSDLDRPAEAIDDLRHCLDRDPTLDPPVRAPRERVALMHRHLGRCLRRTGRLADAEPVYAAGLAMSRSLHDTYRADPDRAALLAGDLAEAVTVARHSGRLREAVELSMEAFALCRHTPLPDLLPVAAAEAGLLRSAARDHRIACRLTARAVTLAGSRPAVPDAEATTILVHAAVTHLRADRPGPAADYACAAASRYGWPAVPGGTCAEVLTRFARALTAAAGRNPENPAALTQAQSARLILRALRADPGNIDEATETYVTVRRTQGFP from the coding sequence GTGACGACCGACGAGCTGTACGACGTGTGTGCGGCCGTCCGGGCCGGCGACTCGGACGGCAACGGCTTCTTCGTCGCGCCGGGAGTCCTGGTCACCTGCGCGCACGTGGTTCAGGACCACGCGGAGTGCACGGTCCACTGGCACGGCCGCGACTACCCGGGCACGGTCCGCTGGCGGCGCCCCGAGCAGCGGCCGGACGACGGCTGGACCCCGCTGCCGGACCTCGCGGTCGTGGACGTGACGATCGGCGACGAGCACCCGTACGCCGATGTGCAGCACGCCCCGCGCCCCGACGAGGCCCATCCGGGCGAGGTCCGGATCGCCGGCTACCAGCGGCTGTTCAGCGACCGGCCCACCCTGGTCCACGGCCGGTACCGGATCGACGGCCCGACCGAGGCCGACGGCGTCCGGTTCCTCCAGATCGGGGACGACACGGTCGAGCCGGGGATCAGCGGGTCACCGGCGTTCGACGTGCGGACCGGGCGGGTGATCGGGCCGGTCAAGGCCACCCGCGGCGGCGAGCACGGGGCCCGCGGCGGTTGGGTGGTGCCGCTCGCCGGCGTACCCGGTCTGGAGGGTCTGGACGGCAGTCCCGGCTGGAAGGCGGCCCGCCGCCGCTGGCTGGTCCCGAGACTCGGCTCCATCCTGCACCGGCCCGGTGAGCGCGCGACCCGCGGCGGCGCCCACGGCAGCACCGCCGACCTGCTGCGCCCGGAACGCGGCATCGTGCCGTTCGAGGGCCGCGACGCCGAGATCGAGGCGCTCACCGCCTGGTGCGACTCGGCCGAGCCGTTCTCGGTGCGGCTGGTCACCGGCGCGGGCGGCGTCGGCAAGACCCGGCTGGCCGGGCAGCTGGTCAGCGGCCGGCACGAGCACGGCTGGGTGGCCGGGTTCCTGCGGCCGGTGGACCGGATGGACCCCGGCCCCGGCCCGGTCGACCGGCTCATCGAGGCGCTCGACAGGCTGGGCGAACCGGTGCTGATCGTCGCCGACTACGGCGAGGACCACGTACGCCTCAGGCATTTGATCTCCGAACTGGACGAGCTGGCCCGCTCGGAGCGCCCACCGATCCGGCTGCTGGTCCTGGCCCGCCGGGCCGGCGCCTGGTGGAAGGACGTCGGCATCGGCATCAGCGCCTCCCTGAGGACCAACCTGGACGCCCGGATCTGCGGGCTGCACCTGCCCGGTGTCGCGCCCGGCGACTGGACCGGCGAGTACGAACGGGCCCTGGCCGCGTTCGCCGCCCACGCCGGGGTGCCGCCCGGACCGCCGGGCCCGCCGCCGGACTTCCGCGGCGACACCCCGCTGCTGCACCTGCACGCCGCGGCCGTGGTGGCCGCCCTGAACCCGGGCACGGTCGCGCGCAGCGGTGTGAACGCCCTCGATGCCGTTCTGGAACACGAGCACGTCTACTGGAAGGCCACCGCCCGGGTCGCCGGACTGCGCCTCGACCCGTTGGCGCAGCGCCGGGCCGTGGCGCTGATGAGCCTGGCCGGCGCCGCCGCCGAGGCGGAGGGATGCGCCCTGCTCGGTGACGTGCTGGGCTGGCGGCTGGAACGCGCCGAGCCGGTCGCGGAGTGGCTGCACGACCTGTACGACGGCGCCCAGCACGGTACCGGCTACTGGACCCCGCTCGGCCCCGACCTGCTCGCCGAACGCCTCGCCGCCGAGGTCTGCGAGGCCGAGCCGGACCTGCTGCGCCGGGTCGTCGCCGTCGTCGACGACCGCCGCGCCGGGCAGGCGCTGACCGTGCTGGCCCGGGCCGGACGGCACTCCCCCACCGCCACGGCCGCCCTGCGTGACCTGCTCGGCGCCGACATCCGCCGGCTGGTGCCACTGGCCGTACGCCTCGCCCCGTCGGTCGGCGGTGAGCTCGGCAACGCGGCCGGCGCCGTGGTCGAGGCGCAGCTGGCCCTGGACGACGACCTGTTCTACGAGGTCGGCTCCTACCTGCCCGACCACGTCGAATGGGCGCTCAAGGACCTGGCCGTCGTGGTCCTCGGCAAGATCCTGGACGCGGCCGGCCACGACGGGTTCGAGGAGTCGGTGGTCGTCATGTTCCGCATCACGATCGCCCGCTACCTGCTCGTCGGCGGCCAGTTGCGGGAGGCCCTGGACCGGCTGGAACCGGCGATCCGGATCACCCCCGACGGTCCCGAGCGCACCGGCCGGCTGGTCGAGGCGCTCACCCTCAAGGCGCAGCTGCACAACGGTCTCGGGCAGCCGGGCGAGGCCAGCGCCGCCTCCGGCCGGGCGCTGCGGCTGCTGCGCCGGGCCAGCGGGCTCGACGACGTACAGGTGGCCGAGGCCAGCCTGGGTCTCGGCCAGATCCTGATGTCGCAGGGGTCGGCCACCGAGGCGTCCGCGTTCTTCGACGAGGCGCACCAGGCCTACCAGCGGATCGGCATGAACCCGGTGGCCGCCATGCAACTGGCCATCACCCTGGCCAGCAACGCCATGAACCTGGTCGTGGTCGGTGACCACGACCAGGCCACCCGGCTCGCCCAGCAGGCCGTGGACACGCTCGCGAGCATCCCCGGCGACCACCCGGTCTACCGCACGGCCTCGATCTTCGTGGGCCATCTGCGTCTCCAGGTCCTGGCCATCGGCACCGTCACCGCCGACACGCTGGCCGAGGCGGAGGAGCTGTTCGCGCTGCTGCGCGCCGAGCCGCCCAGCTACACCCAGATGCAGATCCTGCTCGCCCAGTCGCTGGTGGTGGCGATCGGCATCGCGGCCCAACTGGACGACCACGGCCTGGCCCAGCGCTGGTCCGACGAGTCGTTCCGGGTCGCCGAGCGGGTCAGCGGCCTGCCCATCGGCGTGCACCTGCGACGGTCCGCGCACTGGGCCGCCGCCCGGCTGGCGATTCTCACGGACCGCAACGCCGACGCCGAACGGCACCTGGTCGAAGGGCTGCGCGGCACCGTGCCCGACGACGTCAGCGAGCCGGGCTTCGCCGTCCGCGACGGCGAGATGTGGCGGATGCTGGGCCTGCTGCGCATCGAGGCCGGTGACATCTCCGGCGCGATCAGCGCGGGCAGCCAGGCGAAACGACAGATCGAGGCGGTCGTCGCGAAGGCGCCGGCGATGTGGGCGGCGGCCGGGCTGCCCACCGTCGCCGGGGAACTCGCCGACTGGCAGGAACAGCACGGCCTCGGTCTCCAGGCGTACCGGACCACGCTGGACCTGGTCGACGTGTGCCGAAGCCGGATCGCCGCGGGCCAGCCGATCGGCGAGACCGACCTGTTCCAGGCGCTGGCCCGGGCCGCGATCCGGGCCGCGCACTTCCTCGACGTCGACGCAGGAGGGGCGTACGCCGTCGAGGCCGTCGCGCTGGGCGCCCAGCCGGCCGCCGACCGCCGGCCGGGCGCGGTCGAGTCGCTGGCACTGGCCCGGCTCGCCCTCGCCCACCATCTCATCGGCGCCGACCCGGCCGGCGCCCACGCCCAGCTCGGCGCGGTCCAGGAACTGCTTCCCCCGCTGGTGGACTCGTCGGCGTTCGGCCTCAACCTGCACAGCCGGGTCGCCGCCGGGATGCTCGCCGCCGCCGAGAACCACACCGGCATGGCGGAGGCCCGCGACTACGACCGCGCGATCCGGGAACAGGCGGTCACCGACGGCGTCGACCTGCCGTTCACCCGCGACCGGCTGGTACACCTGCTGTCACTGCACTGCCGGCTGCGCCACGAGCACGACAGCGCCCGCCGGATCGGGCAGCGGGCCGGTGACCCGCCCACGCCGTACACGTCCGAGCACCTGATGCGCGTCATCGAACTCCACGACGGCGGGGTGATCGCCCACGTCGGCGACCGGCCGAAGCACGCCCGCCGCCTGTTCACGGCCGCGTTCTCCCTGGTGCCGGAGAAGGATCCGGCCGACCCGGACGATCAGATCGCGTCCACCCTGCTCGTCCGGCTGGGGCTGCTCGGCTACCACCTCACCGATGTGGCCGCCGGCACCGGCAAGGCGCGCGAACTGCTGGACCGGACCCGCGGTGGGGTCACCCTGCCGGACCGCGCCCTGCACGCCGGCGTCGCCGCCGGGCTCGCCGTCGACGCGGCCCACGACGGCGACCCGGAGGAGGCCGCCGCCCGGTGGTCGGAGGTCCGCGCGGTCCTCGACATGCCCGGCCCGAACGCCGCCGAATGGCTGGGGCTGCCGCTCTACGACATGGCCATGGCGTTCATCGAGGTAGTCGATCCGGAAGTCGCTCTCCAGGTGTGCCAGTACGCCGAACCGGTGGCCCGCACCTACGACGAGCAGATCGCGCTCATCGAGTTGCGGGGGCTGCGTGGCCTGCTGCTGTCCGACCTGGACCGGCCCGCCGAGGCGATCGACGACCTGCGCCACTGCCTCGACCGGGATCCCACCCTCGACCCGCCGGTACGCGCCCCCCGCGAACGGGTCGCCCTGATGCATCGCCATCTGGGCCGCTGCCTGCGCCGTACCGGCCGGCTCGCCGACGCCGAACCGGTCTACGCCGCCGGGCTGGCGATGAGCCGCTCCCTGCACGACACCTACCGCGCCGACCCGGACCGCGCCGCCCTGCTCGCCGGCGACCTGGCCGAGGCGGTCACCGTCGCCCGCCACTCCGGGCGCCTCCGCGAGGCCGTCGAACTGTCCATGGAGGCCTTCGCCCTCTGCCGCCACACCCCGCTGCCCGACCTGCTGCCGGTCGCCGCCGCCGAGGCGGGCCTGCTACGCAGCGCCGCCCGCGACCACAGGATCGCCTGCCGCCTCACCGCCCGCGCCGTCACCCTGGCCGGTTCCCGCCCCGCCGTCCCGGACGCCGAGGCCACCACGATCCTGGTGCACGCGGCGGTCACCCACCTGCGCGCCGACCGCCCCGGCCCGGCCGCCGACTACGCGTGCGCCGCGGCCTCCCGCTACGGCTGGCCCGCGGTCCCCGGCGGCACCTGCGCCGAGGTCCTCACCCGGTTCGCGCGCGCCCTCACCGCCGCCGCCGGCCGTAACCCCGAAAACCCCGCCGCCCTGACCCAGGCACAATCCGCACGCCTCATCCTCCGAGCGCTACGCGCAGACCCGGGCAACATCGACGAGGCCACCGAAACCTACGTCACCGTCCGCCGCACCCAAGGCTTCCCCTGA
- a CDS encoding glycosyltransferase family 2 protein yields the protein MTFASIVVPTVGRVSLGALLAALGSLPPDIELLIVDDRADRRTPLEVPARVIAGRAAGPAAARNTGWRAAAGEWVAFLDDDVLPDPDWVERLVDDLRSTAPTVGGVQGDLRVPLPPDRPPTDWERVTASLADGEWLTADMAYRRAALARAGGFDERLPRAFREDAELAFRVRLAGWELHRGRRRATHPVRPEDRWISVRVQRGNADDALLRRLYGPAWHTVLGIPPGRRHRHAVVTACLAAAAGSALLRVATGDRVWSPVAALAAAGWAAGTAEFALARIAPGPRDSREVATMLVTSTVIPPVAIAHWLRGWLRWRGAEPHRPVPEAPSVPLPDGSTAPHGGWPR from the coding sequence GTGACGTTCGCCAGCATCGTCGTACCCACCGTCGGACGGGTCAGCCTCGGCGCGCTGCTGGCCGCGCTCGGTTCGCTGCCGCCCGACATCGAGCTGCTGATCGTCGACGACCGGGCCGACCGGCGTACCCCTCTCGAAGTGCCCGCCCGGGTGATCGCGGGCCGCGCCGCCGGGCCCGCCGCGGCCCGCAACACCGGTTGGCGGGCCGCTGCGGGCGAATGGGTGGCGTTCCTCGACGACGACGTGCTGCCCGACCCGGACTGGGTCGAACGGCTGGTCGACGATCTGCGATCGACGGCCCCGACCGTCGGCGGGGTGCAGGGCGATCTCCGGGTGCCGCTGCCGCCGGACCGGCCGCCCACCGACTGGGAGCGGGTCACCGCGTCCCTCGCCGACGGCGAGTGGCTCACCGCGGACATGGCCTACCGCCGGGCCGCGCTGGCCCGCGCCGGCGGCTTCGACGAACGGCTGCCGCGCGCCTTCCGCGAGGACGCCGAGCTGGCCTTCCGGGTCCGGCTGGCGGGCTGGGAGCTGCACCGCGGCCGTCGCCGGGCCACCCATCCGGTCCGTCCGGAAGATCGATGGATCAGCGTACGGGTACAGCGCGGCAACGCCGACGACGCCCTGCTGCGCCGCCTCTACGGACCGGCCTGGCATACGGTGCTCGGGATTCCGCCCGGACGCAGGCACCGGCACGCCGTGGTCACCGCCTGCCTGGCCGCGGCCGCCGGATCGGCCCTCCTGCGCGTGGCCACCGGAGACCGGGTCTGGTCGCCGGTGGCCGCCCTGGCCGCGGCCGGCTGGGCGGCCGGGACCGCCGAGTTCGCGCTGGCCCGCATCGCTCCCGGCCCCCGCGACTCCCGCGAGGTCGCCACCATGCTGGTGACCAGCACCGTCATCCCCCCGGTGGCGATCGCCCACTGGCTGCGCGGCTGGTTGCGATGGCGCGGCGCCGAGCCGCACCGGCCGGTTCCCGAGGCGCCGTCCGTTCCACTGCCCGACGGTTCCACCGCGCCACACGGAGGGTGGCCCCGGTGA
- a CDS encoding glycosyltransferase encodes MRIAMISEHASPLAALGGAGAGGQNSHVAELAAALAANGHEVRVYTRRDSPGLPEVVPMGERADVVHVPAGPAEALPEDELLPYLGAFAAWMAADWRAEWMPDVAHAHFWMSGLAALDAGHSCGVPMVQTFHALGTVERRHQGAADTSPPGRIGYERHIGRAADRVIVQCRDEVGELLPLGVPRSRMSLVPSGVDTERFSSRGPAVERTPGLNRILTVARFVERKGIEDSIRAMPAVPGAELVVVGGPPAAELDAEPYARRLRALAEHCRVADRVRLAGAVPAHEMPAWYRSADVLATTPWYEPFGLTPLEAMACGVPVVATAVGGLTDTVVDGVTGDLVPPRNPRALALALRRLAGDEVRRYGYAAAAADRAAASYSWPRIAERLTAVYAAVANLEAVA; translated from the coding sequence ATGCGCATCGCGATGATCTCCGAACACGCCAGCCCGCTCGCGGCGCTCGGTGGCGCCGGCGCGGGCGGGCAGAACTCGCACGTCGCCGAACTCGCCGCCGCCCTGGCCGCCAACGGGCACGAGGTACGCGTCTACACCCGCCGGGACAGCCCCGGCCTGCCGGAGGTCGTGCCGATGGGGGAGCGGGCCGACGTGGTCCACGTACCGGCCGGGCCGGCCGAGGCGCTGCCCGAGGATGAGCTGCTGCCGTACCTGGGCGCCTTCGCGGCGTGGATGGCCGCCGACTGGCGCGCCGAGTGGATGCCGGACGTGGCGCACGCCCACTTCTGGATGAGCGGGCTGGCCGCCCTCGACGCCGGGCACTCCTGCGGGGTGCCGATGGTGCAGACCTTCCACGCCCTCGGCACCGTCGAACGCCGCCACCAGGGCGCCGCCGACACCAGCCCGCCCGGGCGGATCGGCTACGAACGGCACATCGGGCGGGCCGCCGACCGGGTGATCGTGCAATGCCGCGACGAGGTCGGGGAACTGCTGCCCCTCGGGGTGCCGCGGTCGAGGATGTCGCTGGTGCCGTCCGGGGTCGACACCGAACGGTTCAGCTCGCGGGGTCCGGCCGTGGAGCGCACCCCCGGGCTGAACCGGATCCTGACGGTGGCCCGGTTCGTCGAGCGCAAGGGCATCGAGGACAGCATCCGGGCCATGCCGGCGGTGCCCGGCGCCGAGCTCGTGGTGGTCGGCGGTCCACCGGCCGCGGAACTCGACGCCGAGCCGTACGCCCGCCGGCTCCGGGCTCTCGCCGAGCACTGCCGGGTCGCGGACCGGGTCCGGCTGGCCGGCGCGGTTCCGGCGCACGAGATGCCGGCCTGGTACCGGTCCGCCGACGTGCTCGCCACCACGCCCTGGTACGAGCCGTTCGGTCTCACCCCGCTGGAGGCGATGGCCTGCGGGGTGCCGGTGGTCGCCACCGCGGTCGGCGGGCTCACCGACACGGTCGTCGACGGCGTCACCGGCGATCTGGTGCCGCCCCGCAACCCGCGCGCCCTGGCCCTCGCGCTGCGCCGGCTCGCCGGGGACGAGGTCCGCCGGTACGGCTACGCCGCCGCGGCCGCCGACCGGGCCGCCGCCTCCTACTCGTGGCCACGTATCGCCGAGCGCCTGACCGCCGTCTACGCGGCCGTCGCGAACCTGGAGGCAGTCGCTTGA